The Pygocentrus nattereri isolate fPygNat1 chromosome 1, fPygNat1.pri, whole genome shotgun sequence genome window below encodes:
- the LOC108429666 gene encoding GEM-interacting protein isoform X2, with product MEEATVTAQLRQPKDDGVQVKYSGTKRYSEILRDFDNLDLSLVSTSVDDLLADPDTQSLSETTDTTLDDLTNEDADNMSVCQDEEPPAEEKEGALLAQEADLTMCRSESGVELALQYAKMWCRYAKDLLTWMDKRISLEQEFAKNLMKAADTTRSCVAQQELMPLQYIYTMALEQDIKISTTAKQTTELLQQRCYQALSAKRNEIDKWRREFKEQWTREQRRMNEAVAALKRARQQYMQRCEELEKAKAITAKGMEEAGGSKTLDKRRKSRDDAQTKVAEAETLYRQCVYDAKAHQEELEKVKERIIVHTRKLICQGDTVLKEVTVNMFYYQRQQTEAVPLGYHNLELTCRPCEPGEPYLQYVFRKCRCNREQPLQSFTFQEFVPPNKRSSPTGRRKTSNPLMALQDTFPLPDDTRRGSNISDGRRIGCSDSESMGGSLESLSSPAHGNRKLPKAPSTGTMSSDDLDERDISTEAECGDPLNDSNGGYCKVRTTSRAALTHRLKKMKSKMAKCKQCDNYILVNGIECEECGLALHRKCLDLCQTECEHRRGTVFGVEFSQLPREQPQAVPFIVQRCTEEIESRALTVQGVYRVSGSKPRIVKLCHAFETQKDQVDLSDLSPHDITSVLKYFFKDLPEPLLTFDHYNDFINIGKEIQRLSEKDHAADTTQIAESIVTNLKRVLRQLPPSNYSTLQHMMTHLHRISECYEENKMSAGNLGIVFGPTLLRPLVSGDVSMIALLESSYQALLVEFMINHHDHIFGPAPRPCTPPPPVPTAPLPDTPPRASCPAAPERSDSHEGSGASNKERPRSLESRTLKRDSSEGYISDKSSSNEAVDQLSPEANERAVLAMRSALAAPRGHSEGHVDPHPGSQARAHFSRQPVKPQRHAPPATCVHSPTPQQKHPPDSTSPLHMAGHTSATQSPPCESERGTRLNDSAAATSNLKPSLVIRTETKEKAGFFLYQNSNQSNNGLTRSLRRHPAEERTAQKILSGLKLRRSNSRKGEQLHFV from the exons CCCAGGAAGCTGACCTCACCATGTGTCGCAGCGAGAGTGGCGTGGAGCTTGCCCTGCAATATGCCAAAATGTGGTGTCGCTATGCCAAGGACCTCCTCACGTGGATGGACAAGAGAATCAGTCTGG AGCAAGAGTTTGCCAAGAATTTAATGAAAGCAGCAGACACAACAAGGTCCTGTGTTGCTCAACAG gaaCTGATGCCGCTGCAGTATATTTACACCATGGCCCTGGAGCAGGACATTAAAATCAGCACCACAGCCAAACAAACCACTGAATtgctccagcagcgctgctacCAG GCTTTGTCAGCCAAGCGCAATGAGATTGACAAGTGGCGTCGGGAGTTCAAGGAGCAGTGGACAAGGGAGCAGAGGAGAATG AATGAAGCTGTTGCGGCATTGAAGCGAGCTCGGCAGCAGTACATGCAGCGctgtgaggagctggagaaggcCAAAGCCATAACTGCTAAAGGAATGGAAGAGGCTGGAGGTTCAAAGACCCTTGACAAGAGAAGGAAGTCTCGAGATGATGCTCAAACCAAG GTTGCAGAGGCTGAGACATTGTACAGACAGTGTGTGTACGATGCCAAGGCCCACCAGGAAGAGCTGGAGAAAGTGAAGGAGAGGATCATTGTGCACACTCGCAAACTCATCTGCCAAGGAGATACCGTGCTGAAAGAG GTGACAGTGAACATGTTCTACTATCAGAGACAGCAGACCGAGGCTGTTCCTCTTGGCTACCACAACCTGGAACTGACCTGCAGGCCATGTGAGCCTGGTGAACCCTATCTCCAGTACGTCTTCAGAAAGTGCCGCTGCAACCGTGAGCAGCCGCTGCAATCTTTCACTTTCCAAGAGTTCGTCCCTCCAAACAAGAG GAGTTCTCCTACAGGCCGGCGTAAAACAAGTAATCCCTTGATGGCTCTGCAAGACACATTTCCCCTTCCAGATGACACAAGACGTGGAAGCAACATTAGTGATGGAA GGCGCATCGgctgcagtgacagtgagagtATGGGAGGGAGCCTTGAATCTCTCTCCAGTCCAG CCCATGGGAATCGCAAGCTACCCAAAGCCCCTTccactggaaccatgtcctcaGATGACCTGGATGAGAGAGACATTAGCACCGAAGCTG AGTGTGGCGATCCTTTAAATGACAGCAACGGTGGTTACTGCAAAGTGCGCACCACCTCTCGCGCTGCCCTCACTCACCGGCTCAAGAAAATGAAGAGCAAAATGGCCAAATGCAAGCAATGTGATAACTACATTCTGGTCAATGGCATCGAGTGTGAGGAG TGTGGCCTTGCTCTGCACAGGAAGTGCCTGGATCTTTGCCAGACAGAGTGTGAGCACAGGCGGGGGACTGTGTTTGGAGTGGAGTTTTCTCAGCTGCCCAGAGAGCAGCCACAGGCCGTGCCATTCATTGTGCAGCGCTGCACTGAAGAGATTGAGAGCCGAGCACTTACCGTCCAG GGGGTTTATCGGGTAAGCGGGTCCAAACCTCGGATAGTGAAGCTGTGTCATGCCTTCGAAACCCAAAAAGACCAAGTTGACCTGTCTGACCTCTCACCTCATGACATCACCTCTGTACTCAAGTACTTTTTCAAAGAT CTTCCCGAGCCTTTACTGACCTTTGACCATTACAATGACTTCATCAACATTGGGAAGGAGATTCAGCGGCTCAGTGAGAAGGACCACGCAGCCGATACAACACAGATAGCAGAGAGCATAGTAACTAATCTCAAACGGGTTCTGAGGCAACTGCCCCCCTCCAATTACAGCACACTGCAGCACATGATGACCCACCTGCACAG GATATCTGAGTGTTATGAAGAGAATAAGATGTCTGCTGGGAATCTGGGCATTGTATTTGGTCCTACTCTCCTGCGCCCCCTGGTGTCAGGGGACGTGTCCATGATTGCACTTCTGGAAAGCAGCTACCAGGCTCTGCTGGTGGAGTTCATGATCAACCACCACGACCATATTTTTGGTCCTGCACCGAGACCCTGCACTCCCCCTCCACCTGTACCCACTGCCCCACTCCCAGACACCCCACCGAGAGCCTCCTGCCCTGCTGCACCGGAGAGATCTGACTCACATGAGGGATCTGGAGCTTCCAACAAAGAAAGGCCACGCTCCCTAGAG AGTCGCACACTCAAGAGAGACTCAAGCGAGGGTTATATTTCTGACAAGTCGTCATCCAATGAGGCAGTGGACCAGCTGAGCCCTGAAGCCAATGAGAGAGCAG TCCTGGCTATGAGGAGTGCATTGGCCGCTCCGCGAGGTCACTCAGAGGGACATGTAGATCCTCACCCAGGGTCTCAGGCGAGGGCTCACTTCAGCAGGCAGCCTGTGAAGCCCCAGAGGCATGCCCCTCCAGCGACATGTGTGCACTCACCGACCCCACAGCAAAAACACCCCCCAGACTCCACCAGTCCACTCCACATGGCTGGACACACCTCTGCCACTCAGTCTCCGCCCTGTGAGTCTGAACGAGGGACACGATTGAACGATTCGGCAGCAGCTACATCCAATCTCAAACCCAGCCTCGTCATCAGGACAGAGACAAAGGAGAAAGCAGGCTTCTTCCTTTATCAGAACAGCAACCAGTCCAACAATGGACTGACCCGATCACTCAGGAGACACCCAGCGGAGGAGAGGACCGCCCAGAAGATTCTGTCTGGGCTGAAGCTAAGACGCAGTAACTCAAGGAAAGGGGAGCAGCTTCATTttgtgtga